Genomic DNA from Planktomarina temperata RCA23:
AGCAGGCCATGTCAAATGTCATGGCCGGACTGACCGGATTGAATATGGTCTATGAAGCGGCAGGTATGCATGCCTCCCTTCTAGGATTTTGCCATGAATCCCTTATCTTAGGCGATGATTTGCTGGGACAGGCGATGCGCTGCGTGCGCGGCATTGAGGTCAGTGAAGACACGGTGGGTCTCGAGACCATGCGCGCGACCTGTTTGGGCGGGCCGGGTCATTATCTGGGCTCTGATCAAACCCTATCCTTGATGCAAACTGAGTATATCTACCCGGTTTTGGCAGATCGCAGTTCCCCCAAAGAATGGCAGGAGAAAGATCGGCCGGACCTCATCGAACAGGCGGTGGCGCGAAAAGAGGCTTTGATTGCGGCTCCAACACCGGCCGCACTGCCGCAGGAGGTGGACGCGCAGATTCGCCAGCGCTTCAAAATTCATCTGAATTAAACGGTCTCTTGCGGGCGGTTTATTTATCCGCCCGCTTTTTCCTCCAGCTCAAGCCACTGCGCTTCAGCTGCCGCCAAAGCCTCCTGCCGCTCGAGCAAAAGCGCGGTGGCTTTGTTGAATTTTACCGGCTGCTCGGTAAAGAGATTTGGCTGACCTAGGAACTCTTCTAATTTACCAATCTCAGCTTCAATGTGGGCAATTTCAGCTGGCAAAGCCTCCAAACGATGTTTTTCTGTAAAAGACAGGGCCGTTTTCACCTCCGCCGTCTCCATCTTAGTCTTTATCGTGCTTTGTTTCGCCGCGTGTTTGGCCGTTTTGCGGCCCGCGGCGCTGGGTTTTTGTGCCTGATAATCGCTCCAGCCGCCTGCATAGACAGTGGCCTTGCCACCGGGCTCTAACGCGATGGTTGTGGTGGCGACGCGGTCGAGAAAATCACGGTCATGGCTGACCAGCAAGACCGTGCCGTCATAATCGCCCAGAACATCTTGCAGCAGATCTAGAGTTTCAATGTCAAGATCATTAGTCGGCTCATCGAGAATCAATAAGTTACTTTCCTGTGCCATCAGGCGGGCCAGCAAGAGCCGCGCTTTTTCTCCCCCTGACAGCGCCCGAACTGGCGCGCGCATTTGCTCTTCGGCAAATAGAAAATCTTTAAGATAGCCGACCACATGTTTCGGAGTGCCCCGCACCATAATTTGATCGGACCGGCCTGAGACCGCCATGGTCGGATCGCTGGTCAGCGCTTCCCAAAGGCTGAGATCAGGATCCAGCTTGGTACGACCTTGGTCAAATACCGCAATTTGCAGGTTTGTGCCCAGCTTCACGCTGCCCCGGTCAGGGGCCTGTTCCCCCAAAAGCGTTTTGATCAAAGTGGTCTTGCCAACCCCATTCGGGCCAACGAGCGCCACGCGATCTTTGCGCTGAACCGTCAGTGAAAAATCTTTCAAAATCTCCAATTCACCAAAGGCCAGATCCAGGTTTTTGGCCTCAATCACCTTTGCCCCAGATTTTTGACCCGAATCAAACGCCATAGCGGCCGTGGATTGCCGGTTGATTTGCGCCGCCCGCTCGGCCCGCAGCTCGCCCAAGGCCCGCACGCGCCCTTGGTTGCGTTTACGCCGGGCAGAGATGCCCTCCACCGCCCAACGGGCCTCCGCTTTGATCTTGCGATTGAGCTTGTGCCTTTGTTGATCTTCTTCTTCCCAGGTTTTGTCGCGCCAGGCTTCAAAACTTCCAAACCCTTGCTCAAGGCGGCGCACCGCGCCCCGGTCGATCCACAGGGTCGCGCGGGTTAGAGCGGTTAAAAAGGCCCGGTCGTGGGAGATCACAACAAAACTATTTCGGCTTTCGCGCAAAGTGGTTTCTAACCAGGAAATTGCTTCAATATCAAGATGGTTGGTCGGCTCGTCCAGAAGCATCAACTCGGGATCTTCCGCCATGAGCTTGGCCAAAGCCGCCCGCCGCAGCTCACCGCCGGAGGCGGTTTTCACCGGACGATCTGGATCGAACTTCAACCCTTCCGCGGCAATCTCAACCTTATAATGCTCAGAGACATCAAGCGCCGAAAGGGCAAAATCTCCCAGCGTCTCAAACTGTGACAAATCGGGGTCCTGCTCCATATAGCCGACGCTGACGCCGGGCGGGATCACCCGATGTCCAGTATCGGCCTCAACCAACCCGGCCATGACCTTCATCAAAGTAGATTTACCTGATCCATTTCGTCCCACCAACGAGAGACGATCGCCCGTCTGAACGACGAAGCCGAGA
This window encodes:
- a CDS encoding ABC-F family ATP-binding cassette domain-containing protein; its protein translation is MARAPLIQLSDISLTFGGHPIFSDLGFVVQTGDRLSLVGRNGSGKSTLMKVMAGLVEADTGHRVIPPGVSVGYMEQDPDLSQFETLGDFALSALDVSEHYKVEIAAEGLKFDPDRPVKTASGGELRRAALAKLMAEDPELMLLDEPTNHLDIEAISWLETTLRESRNSFVVISHDRAFLTALTRATLWIDRGAVRRLEQGFGSFEAWRDKTWEEEDQQRHKLNRKIKAEARWAVEGISARRKRNQGRVRALGELRAERAAQINRQSTAAMAFDSGQKSGAKVIEAKNLDLAFGELEILKDFSLTVQRKDRVALVGPNGVGKTTLIKTLLGEQAPDRGSVKLGTNLQIAVFDQGRTKLDPDLSLWEALTSDPTMAVSGRSDQIMVRGTPKHVVGYLKDFLFAEEQMRAPVRALSGGEKARLLLARLMAQESNLLILDEPTNDLDIETLDLLQDVLGDYDGTVLLVSHDRDFLDRVATTTIALEPGGKATVYAGGWSDYQAQKPSAAGRKTAKHAAKQSTIKTKMETAEVKTALSFTEKHRLEALPAEIAHIEAEIGKLEEFLGQPNLFTEQPVKFNKATALLLERQEALAAAEAQWLELEEKAGG